The genomic DNA ATCATCTCCAAAAACGACATCAAAGGGGATGATGGTATTCTCTCTAAGCCGGGGATCAAAGAAGTTGAGGAATTCTGGATTAATCGTAAATCGGATGGGAAGTACGGTGAGCAGGTGGTCGGTCCACAAGTCAAAGGCTGCATTCCTGACGCAACGCTGACCGAATTTAATCCGCGTATGTTGGCGCAAGCCGAGGCACTGGCAGCGGTTGCAGTTGACCCACGACGATTAGGGCAATACTACCTGGATCAAAAGGACAAACAGCGAGAAGTTCTGGCAACTGACGATAGCGAAGTAGACGAGCAATCTGATGGCTCTATGAGGTCTTGAAGTCTGATCAGTTCGGGCAACTAGATCAATTTAGCAAGATTAACTATGAACTGGATCGCTACCTGCGCGGTGAACGAGTCGATCTAGCTGTAGGTGGCATCTACGTTCCCTCCGCAATAGCACAGCACCACGCCCAGATGATGCCTTAGGAGGTTTGTAATAGAGACTTGCCACATGGCGCGATCGTGGCGTATTACCGCTTTCCCTTCCCCAGCGTGGGAGCCGCCGCGATCGCAGTTAACAACACCAAAGTCCTAGCGCAAGCAGATCCAGAAGCATTTCGGAAAGAGGGGGTTGCCTATCTGAATCCGTGGACGGCAAAGCACGTTGCAATCACTGATTTTGACAAAGATGCCAATGGCTATTTTGTTGGCTATCTCCCTACGGTTGAGGATGTGCCCAATCAGATTCGAGCGTAGTTGGCATCGACCGTCGATCAATCACCTGCCGAGCAGTACGAAGCCGGACGATCGCTGTTCGGGCAATTAATCGCCCAGATGCAAACTGAGCCAGAGCACGCTCTAATTCGTCCTGGTGATTTTCCAGTTGCCGTTGCTGAAATCATCGATCGTAATGCCCCAGACCGAAAACCGCCAGAAATCGTGAAGCAGAAGAAAGTCAAACACGCCTGGGAGCAGGCACACGAATCCCTGTCTGAAGCAATCTGGAGAGCCTGGGAAATTACCGCGAATAATCCCACGGGCAAAGTGGCGAATGTCGGTATGATTCTTCAGTCTCTCGCGTTAGAGACCCAGTACATTGCTGCTGAGCAGAAAGAGCCATTGCTAGTCCAGATTTCAACCCATTACAAGAAACTGCTGAATTCTGATACCGTTATTCCTGACGACACAGCCCTTCTCTCAAATGGCTTCCCTGCTTACGGTTTTAGAAATCGGATGGACGCGATCGCGCAAGCTGCTGAGCAATTATCGACAATGCTGGATGTCGAGCAGCGGCAGCAGTTCGTCGAAGCCCAACTCAACAATGTTTATCAGCTTTTAACAGATGTCGTTGACGGTCCCAACGCGGTTAACCTGCAAACGGCAGTTGATACTGCTAAAAGTTCAAAGGGCATTGATAAATCGATTCAAGCGTTTGCCAAAGCTCTCGCCCACAGACTCCATGAACTTCGTCAGCATCAGAAGGACCCAACGATTTACACGAATGGGAAGCTGATGCCGACTAATACTCAGGAACCGATCGGGTGGGGCGTGGAAGCGATGAACCGTCTCTACGAAGCAACTCAATTGGCGGAGTATTCGAACGAAGCATACCGGGATCTTTTTCCTAAGGATTTCACGCCGGAACAGGAAGAAAAAGCCCTTATGCTCGTGGAAGCCTACAACAATTTGGTGAAGCAAACGATCGAAACCAAAGAACGACTGCGCGAGAATCGTCCAGAAGACCAGCAACCCACGCTTATCTTGACCTCGCCTAAAACAGGCAAACATCTAACGCTCCAGCGACTTTGTGATGTCAACCCGGACGACTCACCGATTTGGGAAGCAAATAGTGAAACCAATTGGCAGACCTTCATTCAGGCAAATCCTAGAGTCACAAAGAGCAATCCAGAGCAATTTCTCGTTCAGCGGGTTCTCCGTGCTGAAGATGGAACAGAAACGCGAATTCCTCTGGGTTTTGTTGCGCCGGAGTCAGCGATCACACATAACCTGGAAGAGCGCTTTGGGCAGCATTCGCGAATTCCGCTTGCTAATCCATCGGTTCAGTTTCGTCCATCTCTGGTGCTGCAAAGTGATGCCAAAGAACAGTTAGCTAGAGCAGCTCAATATCTTCAAGATGCCGTCGCAACTATCCCAACCGAAGAACGCATGGCCTACGCTTCGGCAATGTGGCGACAGAGTTCGGGGATGGGCGTTGTCCTCAAGGCATTTACGCGAGAGATCTGCCAGCGGCTGCAAGCCGTTCCCGAAATTACCCTGACAGGTATTCAGCGAGAAACGAACGAAGTAGGTCGAATTCCAGATGGGGAATATACGGTCCGATTCAGCCAGTACGCCTATCAAACCAAGGGTGGCGAAACTCGGACGACGCAATCTGTTGCGATCGTTGAAGCCGACGGAACAGAGAAACAGTTTGGCGCAATTGATCCCCGATCAATGCGACTGCCCGTTGGCACGACCGTTATAGCCCAAATTACGACTCCTCTAGCAGACAAAGTGACAGCAAAAACTCCAGTGGGAGAGATCAGCATTAAGAAGATTCTGGAGCATGACTTGCGCGATCACGCTTGGCAGCCCGATTCGGCAATGCTTTATATCGGGTATCAAGACCAGATCGCGATCGCGCAGGTGGAAATAGATGGCACTCGCAAAACATTAGGTATTCTCGATTCGACCTCCGAGCGGAAATTGAAGAGTTCTAAATTGCTACAAGTAGGAAGTTTCCAAGGAACTCAGGCAGTTCTCAATCAGGAAGCTGGCAACGTGGCTCAAGTGCAAGTCATGAGTTTGATCGCACAACCTCTTGCTAAATCCGTCCAACGAGCAATGCAGGAGCGATCTAGCGAGGTGGCAACAGAACTGGCTACCTCTTCAGCCGTCAAAATCACGGGCAAACCAGTGCAGATGACGTATCCGCTGATGATGTACGGCGAGGTAAATCCACTTCCAGTCGGTAACTGTTTGGAGGCAATGCGCGGCTACGGGCGCTGCCACACTACACGCACCTTTGAACCCTACAAAGCCTATGCTTTCAAAGAAGGCGATGTTGCGATCGCCTATGCGGGAGAACGAAAAGTTACCTTCCGAGTCGGCGAACAATATCGCATTACTCCTGCAATGGTTGCTGACTCAGCCTACCAACAGCAGTGGGCAGACATGGAAAAACATAGCGCAAAGGCATTGCCTCAGCTTTTCCTGAATAAGCAGGAAGTTTGGGGATTAAAGATGGAGCCGTTGGGCGACTATGTAGATGGGCGGATTAAGCCATTTCCGCCTACTCAACCGATTCAGGTACAGCCTCTTCAACCTGCACCGCCATCAGCAGTGGTAGCACCAGAGCAGAGTTACTCACCTTCTAGACAGGAGTTGCTCGATTGGTACACTGCTGTCAAAGCGAAAGGAGACATTTCTCGATTAGAGGGGATCAAGGCAATCGGAAACCGCTTGAGGCAGGTGTTTAACCAAGAGCAAGGTAATTCTGAAGCCATAGCAGCGCCGCCGCCAGACTATCGGAACTCAGAGGTTACGATCAGCCTGAATGAGCGAAAAATGATGCGTCGCGATATTACTAATTTTCAGACCGCCATTAGTGCTTTGCACAACTCCGCAGGAACCATGCAGCTTCAATCTGCTGAAAAAACGCAACCAATTCAAGTCGAACGCTAACGCTCAATTTCCCGGCTGTTATTCTGCTGACTTCGGGATTGGTTCTGCTGTCGCTCAAAGCTGCGATCAACCTAGCGGGTCATTTGCCTCGAAAGTAGCCATTACTAAAACGTCGAGTACTGGCATCAAACAAGTATTTGGCGCTTTTAGAAATGGCGATGTTCATGCCAAATAATCCACTAGCTCTCGAATCCTTACAGTGGACATATCCGCATCAATTTCGTGAATCGCACATTGTCGATCACAAGTCGCTTGATTTGCTACTCCAGTGAAGTTAGCGCAAGGCGCAGGGCAAGGAAATTGCTCCAAATGACGAATTAAACTTAGAGATTTTGGTTTCCCATAACTTGTCTTGTGTTCATTCGACAAACCGCTAGAAGTGCTCCAGAACATTTGTTACAGAGCCCTTTAGAGGTTATATTTTGAGAATCACAAACGACCGGATACTGTTGGCGAACTCAGATTGGGATCACAATCAGGTTTCTGCCAAAGCTGCAAATCGAGAGACGCGATTTTTTGGGTTGTGTCGCAAAAATGGTAGGGTAGGGAGGCTCAATTTTCGGTTCTGTCGCAAAGCTTTTAAAGCGACATACGAACTGGTTTCGTTCGTATTGTTTTAAGCAATCACTCCGAAGAGTTCATTGATGAATCTTGCTTGAGATACACTATCCCCTTGACTGATTCCCTTCACTTGTCCTTTACGAAGCATTGCCATTGCCTCTATCCCGCGCAACGTTCTCTTGGCTGTGTTGAAGATTGAAATCCCATCGGCGGTCTGACAATGCGCTTCACGTTGCGATGGTCTTGCTCAATCATGTTGTTCAAGTACTTGCTCTGTCGTAATTCGGTCTCGGCTCTCAATGTTTTGTCCTGCTTCAACTCATCCATTGCCACGGGATAGGCATCATTCTTATCGACGGTAATCACTCGGGGCGTTTGAGTGTGTTTCGCTCCCAACACTTTACGGAAAAAGCGTGCCGCCGCTTTTCCGTCTCGCTTCGCACTCAGCACAAAATCCAGGGTGTTGCCTGCCGAATCTACCGCTCGGTACAGGTACTTCCATTCTCCCCGGATTTGGATATAGGTCTCGTCGACTCTCCACGAATCACTCGTGGGACTTAAGAACCGTCTAATGCGTTTGTCTATTTCTGGGGCAAACTTCAAAACGAGCGCGATTAATGGTCGAATGATCCACGGCGATTCCCCGCTCCGCCATCATTTCCTCCAAATCTCGGTAGCTCAAGGAATAACGACAATATCAGCGCACATTTAGCAAGATGATTTCAGGCAGAAAGTGATGCCATTTGAACAGCGTGTCAGTCCTCATTGAGAGCAAGACTAGAGAAAATTGGGCGTTGCTGAATGATGGCATGAATTCCGGGTTTGCCCTCATCCCCAACCCTTCTCCCCAGGGAGAAGGGAGCTAGAAATACTCTTGTTCCCTCTCCCCAGGGAGAGGGTTAGGGTGAGGGCAGCAACCCATTTAAACGAAGAAAACATACCGCTATTCAGCAACGCCGAAAATTGAACTTCCCCCCCTACCATTTTTGCAACACAACCATTTATGCTTGTTCAAGAGACACGAAGTGCTTTTGAGGTTCAACGGATAACCGATTTTCTGCCCGCTCTGGTTTGAAATTTTTAGAACGTTTATCGTTATTTTTTTAGTCGTATTTGAGGATGAGGTAATGGCTGATCTGGCTACAAGCGTCGTCGAGCAACTGCAAGCGAGAGTTGAGAAGCTAGAAGCACAGCTAGATCAGTTAACAGCAAGCGAAGCCAAGTTCCGAGCGATCGCAGAATACGCCAGCGATACGATCTGTACCCTCAGCTCCGAAGGCAACATTACTTACCTTTCTTCCAATGTTCAGGAGACGATCGGCTACAGTGCGATCGAGCTAGAAGGGCAAAGCTTTCAGTCGTTGCTGCACGCTGAGGATCTAGTCGATTGCACCGAGATACTTCAGCAGGTGATTGCAACTCACCGACCCCATACAGGTTTAGAATATCGGGTGCGACACAAGCAGGGGCACTATGTCTGGCATCGTGCTAACCTGTCGGTCTGTCCGGATCAAGATGGACAGGCGATGCTGATTGCGATCGGGCGAGATGTCACTCACGAAAAAGAAACAGAAGCGGCTCTGGCAAAAACTCAGGCGCAATTTGAAGCAATTTTACAAAATGCGAGCATGCCGATTTTTGCCAAGGATTTAGAAGGGCGTTATCTATTTGCGAATCGCTGGGTCTCAGAGGAAGTAGGACTGCCGATCGATCAAATTCTAGGCAAAACCGATGCTGATTTATTACCTCCAGATGTTGTAGAGATGTTGCAGGCGAACGATCAACTGGCGCTGCAATCCGGTCAGGCGATTTGGACTGAAGAAGTCATTCACACGCCCCACAGCGAATCAATCTATCTTGCCGTCAAGTTCCCGCTTCTCGATCCCGATGGCATTCCCTATGCAATTTGTGGCATCTCTACTAATATTACGGACTTAAAGCGGGCGGAAGCTGAACTCCGAGCCTCAGAAGCCCGACTGAACGAGATTCTGGATCGTACCTCTGCCGCAATCGCAAACTATCGAATCTATGCCGATCGAAGATTTGAGCCAGATTATTTCTCGTCTGGAAGTCTACAGCTTTGGGGCTTTACACCAGAGGAACTTCTCACAGATTTGCAACCGTGGCTGTCTCGTTACCACCCCGATGATTTGCAAACGATCCTCGATGAAGCATTTGATTTCATTTTTAGCGAACGTCCCTACACTCACGAATACCGCTATCATCACCCTGACGGCAGCTTGCGCTGGATTCAGTTAAATTTAACTCCTTATTGGGATGAGGCAGAGGGCTGTTGGCACACAGCGTCTTTTTCGATCGACATTACCGATCGTAAACACACAGAAGCGGCACTCTTTGAAGCACAGCAGTTTGCTCAAAGCATTGCCGAAAAAACTCCGACGGTCGTCCACATCCATGACATCGTAGCACAACGTAATCGGTACAGTAATCGATCAGTGTTTGAACTCTTGGGATACACAGCCGACGAAATTGCAGCAATGGGAGCAGACATGCTGCCGACTCTGATTCATCCCGATGATCTCGGTGCGGTGATGGAGTATCAAAAAGCGATCGCGGCGGCGGCTGACCATGAAGATCTAGAAATCGAATGTCGAATGCACCATGCAAACGGCGATTGGCGCTGGGTGTTGTGCCGCGATAGGGTGTTCAAACGGGATGAGCGCGGCAATATGGTTCAACACATTGGAACACTGCAAGATATTACCGATCGCAAGCTTGCTGAACAAGCCCTCCGACGCAGCGAACAGAAATATCGCAACATTTTTGAAAACTCCTATGTAGGGGTTGGGAGAGCGAAATTTAGCACGGGCACTATTCTAGAGTGCAATCAGCGCATGGCAGACCTACTGGGCTATGATCATCCCTCGGAATTGTGCAATCAACCGTGGAAAAAACACTGCCCCAGCGAAGAACAAGCCCAAAGCATCATGACTGCCTTGCAAGAACATGGCATGGTCAACACGGAAGTCTCAGTTCAAGTTCTAGATGGTTCGCTTCGCTGGTGGTTAATGTCTAATCGAGTCAATTTCGATGATGACTGTATTGATTTTTTGGTGGCTGATATTACTGATCGCAAACGCCTAGAAGAGGATCTCCGTCAGTCTCAGCAGTTTCTCAACAGCGTGATTGAAAATATTCCGCTTGGGTTCTTTGCTAAAGATGTTCGCAATGATTTTCGTTACGTGCTGATCAATAAATGTGCTGAACTGTATGTCGGTTTTACCCAAGCGCAAGGCATCGGGCGCAATGACTATGAGCTATTGCCTGAATCAGAAGCAGACTATTACCGCAAACAAGATCAAGCGGTGGTGAAAGCACGATCGCTGATCGAAACTCCTGAAGTTGATATTACAACAGCGACAGGAGAACGCTTACTGACCCGTGTGATCAAGTTTCCTTTATTTGATGACATGGGTAATCTGACGCACTTACTTTGCCTCAACGATGACATCACCGAGCGCAAACAGCGAGAACAGGAACTACGCCTCGCTAAAGATGCAGCAGAAGCAGCTAATCGCGCTAAAAGTACCTTTCTCGCTAACATGAGTCATGAACTCCGCACTCCGCTCAATGTCATTCTCGGCTTCACGCAACTCATGGAGCGAGAAAGTGCATTGAACGATCGACAGCGCGGCTTTATCACGACGATCAACCGGAGCGGAGAGCACTTGCTGAATTTGATCAACGACGTGCTGGAGATGTCCAAGATTGAAGCGGGACGAATTGTGCTTCATCCTGAACCGTTTGATCTGCGGCATTTATTGGACATGCTGCAAGAAATGTTTCGGATTCGAGCAGAAGTAAAGCATCTCTCTCTCTCGTTTGATTTGTCGCCGGATCTGCCTGCGATGATTGTGGCTGATGAAGGGAAACTCCGGCAGGTTTTGATCAATCTTCTGAGCAACGCGGTGAAATTTACCGATCGGGGAAGCATTACGCTACAAGTCCACCTGAAAATCGAAGAGCAGCAAGGTCACAATGACTCGATCGTGCTTTCTCCTTTGCTTCACTTTGCAGTAAGTGACACGGGTAGCGGGATTGCCCCCGAAGAAGTTGAGCAATTGTTTCAGCCCTTCATGCAAACGGCAAGCGGGATTCAAGTCAAAGAGGGCACTGGATTGGGATTAACCATTAGCCGTCAATTTGTGCAATTGATGGGCGGTGACATCCAGATTCAAAGCGCAGTAGGTCAGGGATCAACGTTTATGTTTCAAATTCCAGTCACGCTCACTCAAGCTTCGATTCCGTCTCGCTCGATCTCCTCAAAACAGGTACTAGGACTAGCACCAGATCAACCGAATTATCGATTATTGATTGTGGACGATCAACCCGACAATTGCAGATTACTGACACATCTCCTACAAGCGTTTGGATTTGAAACCCGCAGCGCGAATAATGGACAAGAAGCGATCGCATGCTGGCAAACTTGGCATCCTCACCTGATCTGGATGGATATGCGAATGCCGATTATGGATGGCTATGAAGCGACTCGACACATTCGCGCTCTAGAAAGAGCAAGCAACACGCAGCAACCGACAAAAATCCTGGCGCTGACTGCGAGTGCGTTTGAAGAACAACGAGCCACAATTCTGACAGCAGGTTGCGATGATTTTGTGCGAAAACCGTTTCGAGCGCAAGTCATTGCTGACAAACTCAAGGAGCATTTAGGTGTGCAGTTTATTTATGCGGAACCCTTAGAAGCTGTTACTCCTGTAGTTCAGAAGCCTCAATCGCAATTCACAATTCAAGTGATGCCCTCAGAATGGATTCTGAACTTACAGCAAGCTGCGATCGAGGTTGATGGGGATCGAGTGTTGCAACTAGTGGCAGAGATTCCCTCCGCGCACGCTTGTTTAGCAGAGCAGTTGAACAATTTAGTCCAACGTTTCTGTTTTGATGAGATCCTAGAACTGATTGGAG from Cyanobacteria bacterium FACHB-DQ100 includes the following:
- a CDS encoding PAS domain S-box protein, whose translation is MADLATSVVEQLQARVEKLEAQLDQLTASEAKFRAIAEYASDTICTLSSEGNITYLSSNVQETIGYSAIELEGQSFQSLLHAEDLVDCTEILQQVIATHRPHTGLEYRVRHKQGHYVWHRANLSVCPDQDGQAMLIAIGRDVTHEKETEAALAKTQAQFEAILQNASMPIFAKDLEGRYLFANRWVSEEVGLPIDQILGKTDADLLPPDVVEMLQANDQLALQSGQAIWTEEVIHTPHSESIYLAVKFPLLDPDGIPYAICGISTNITDLKRAEAELRASEARLNEILDRTSAAIANYRIYADRRFEPDYFSSGSLQLWGFTPEELLTDLQPWLSRYHPDDLQTILDEAFDFIFSERPYTHEYRYHHPDGSLRWIQLNLTPYWDEAEGCWHTASFSIDITDRKHTEAALFEAQQFAQSIAEKTPTVVHIHDIVAQRNRYSNRSVFELLGYTADEIAAMGADMLPTLIHPDDLGAVMEYQKAIAAAADHEDLEIECRMHHANGDWRWVLCRDRVFKRDERGNMVQHIGTLQDITDRKLAEQALRRSEQKYRNIFENSYVGVGRAKFSTGTILECNQRMADLLGYDHPSELCNQPWKKHCPSEEQAQSIMTALQEHGMVNTEVSVQVLDGSLRWWLMSNRVNFDDDCIDFLVADITDRKRLEEDLRQSQQFLNSVIENIPLGFFAKDVRNDFRYVLINKCAELYVGFTQAQGIGRNDYELLPESEADYYRKQDQAVVKARSLIETPEVDITTATGERLLTRVIKFPLFDDMGNLTHLLCLNDDITERKQREQELRLAKDAAEAANRAKSTFLANMSHELRTPLNVILGFTQLMERESALNDRQRGFITTINRSGEHLLNLINDVLEMSKIEAGRIVLHPEPFDLRHLLDMLQEMFRIRAEVKHLSLSFDLSPDLPAMIVADEGKLRQVLINLLSNAVKFTDRGSITLQVHLKIEEQQGHNDSIVLSPLLHFAVSDTGSGIAPEEVEQLFQPFMQTASGIQVKEGTGLGLTISRQFVQLMGGDIQIQSAVGQGSTFMFQIPVTLTQASIPSRSISSKQVLGLAPDQPNYRLLIVDDQPDNCRLLTHLLQAFGFETRSANNGQEAIACWQTWHPHLIWMDMRMPIMDGYEATRHIRALERASNTQQPTKILALTASAFEEQRATILTAGCDDFVRKPFRAQVIADKLKEHLGVQFIYAEPLEAVTPVVQKPQSQFTIQVMPSEWILNLQQAAIEVDGDRVLQLVAEIPSAHACLAEQLNNLVQRFCFDEILELIGEIDG